The Megalopta genalis isolate 19385.01 chromosome 9, iyMegGena1_principal, whole genome shotgun sequence genome includes a window with the following:
- the LOC117220751 gene encoding cilia- and flagella-associated protein 43 gives MESKVQKDTWRPYWVRGGHVEDMVFIGKDVIAWCIGVHIVFFNVVQQKESIRWCCNSEVGEGAHCLSGHSSLSIFCFAERVNNPKIFVYSYPSMTLITECTGGTRNKYLSTAFTARDHMVSIGWYPNFPLIVWAWRTGEKIARVTTFVCDQVGEILRITQVGPTVVAQMGRTCGRLYTWELDIAGKTVTLQGEQLQKLSAICYDVTSRHFENSSPLHKRRNNAHENRNSTGIIYDSCLYQRFSEHEIKLPCHDPIAWVDWSSTSPEPLLAITDRNGHVYLSNYDGSHVYRIVLSQRCGICLEYELPIINWFGEGIILRTTFCQLRYYSKNPKTHKWNMTWYVKLETKPCILITHPLKTDWCFYHTFEGFLMEITIPKSGGHPMVENCLNYGASFKFMDFVYPWCHHVVGTDNLKELVVLESFSGSQLTTVDLEIQSEITCQASHPDYPMIVVGTQQGELIFVSFVAPEEPKIVALLRLQEGPLDLIKLSYSGRSLIAAESQRGNCYCINLRPEKAFTVLGMVQSYRRISDALIYEGARRLMVLLLMVHSKQHGLGQNLKLYVVPEGKDLVDEVVDTLDLSVTYHSLWHHPSNAMMLIGTPYMSRQLRVQKLQDFKSMVLVDGLLTGHLVKMANLFVDKQWLTSTAFDGLVYVRDRTLRKVVACFVSHHRADFGNVKAVANKFGDLIVVMGYDGSLVAMIKVQFVSLGIKILVQLQLMLLLPPAQDNTSSCPADAQCLHRVDYTLYDKNEKKVQSDYASLPSEFHEMLSGSRYQFPDPEDNGEETWFSWRKEAQLQREVAQCEEERSQILKDFEVLKGKVKALLDANEICPEIERLPVSAFDLDRAGRDQKLKAGRNQCEDLHLELEHGISEMKRVSNWLKETFWDPQKVIGKSLVAIFGDREVVNYPETEDDPRTAELLQFSQFSKDSVSMILDEDTFQSWKLYTDEELELELNKCMKLHHEADIKMDMLLEEEEDEKVISEMTLAKMRALEGTIAHRFIDLSSCYSQMESYGFGHVMVNNRFLLHDCAKIRSYFNTAFEEVYAQKEREMNVIRDRIERICHINSELQTMFSGRISYIPEDPIWRWQESPEGVVKVFDHEVKARPYISPSQQELLDRQAAEAERIRRLLLADDFRERALMTMMDGVLEVRWEDVIKIDVPKPACMLEKRPEDYNEDDILVVKKYEKDVLFLQEERERYNRKLEAEYTKVMGLLQEGIDKFNAKLDQLFRLKMNIESAINQMHLRYVRGRLRNYRRMVSLREEEKIKKQLSNKEKYLVTLQSNMEIFKSLHQELLIQHELITTREKTLSKRFKGEFSSMNKFHVELLDRQFKRRPRVSLKNLSSAEFTDLIAHIAVRSRAVYLAHDSKEYLKALDHLDIRPNVLPMTLESADWEHLVKVRRHKIESELKLRAKEAEIADTEKVLEGFQKKIEKCIADIEQVKEDLGENRRQRTTSELDLEMQFVMKMGQAEVDLTGELEDTKNVVLVTRDEILAVNALIEAAGKCKLVALSRLLDFQRGTKLKEWIHGCRKKQLSDLQEDLRFLAVVTVTKEMQQYLKRKAKDLPDDKTLERMTVDVEAAKAQCEKLMENRKARLASIQKDIVITRSKNKELDRRIFDLNVSRCDMELRRDHIAEARQRQHTERKIRMVMRRSDLIKKLQDNYAELLELQTLHELLRLRRYPTLHFKFLDDNDK, from the exons ATGGAGTCAAAAGTGCAGAAGGACACCTGGCGACCCTACTGGGTCCGCGGAGGTCACGTCGAGGACATGGTCTTCATTGGCAAGGACGTGATCGCCTGGTGCATCGGCGTGCACATCGTATTCTTCAACGTGGTGCAACAAAAGGAGTCGATTCGATGGTGCTGCAACAGCGAAGTGGGCGAGGGCGCGCACTGTTTATCAGGTCATTCGAGTCTGTCGATCTTCTGCTTCGCCGAGAGGGTGAACAACCCGAAAATCTTTGTCTATTCGTATCCGTCCATGACTCTGATCACCGAGTGCACTGGCGGCACCAGAAACAAGTACCTGTCCACTGCGTTCACTGCCCGGGACCATATGGTGTCCATTGGATGGTACCCGAACTTCCCTTTGATCGTCTGGGCCTGGAGGACCGGAGAGAAGATCGCCAGAGTGACCACGTTCGTGTGCGACCAGGTTGGGGAGATCTTGAGAATCACTCAGGTTGGACCTACCGTGGTTGCTCAGATGGGCAGGACCTGTGGCAGATTGTACACCTGGGAGTTGGACATTGCCGGGAAGACCGTGACCCTGCAAGGTGaacaactaca gaaactatcagcaatatgttaTGACGTTACGAGTCGTCATTTCGAGAATTCTAGTCCTTTACATAAGCGTAGGAATAACGCACACGAGAATAGGAATAGCACAGGGATAAT ATATGACTCTTGTCTTTATCAACGTTTCTCAGAGCACGAGATAAAACTGCCGTGCCACGATCCAATCGCGTGGGTGGACTGGTCTTCAACCTCCCCGGAGCCTCTGCTGGCAATCACTGACAGAAACGGTCACGTCTACCTCAGCAACTACGATGGCTCCCACGTCTACCGTATCGTCCTCTCCCAGCGCTGCGGCATCTGTTTGGAGTACGAGTTACCGATCATCAACTGGTTCGGCGAGGGGATCATCCTGCGCACTACCTTCTGCCAGCTTCGCTACTACTCGAAGAACCCGAAAACTCACAAATGGAATATGACGTGGTACGTCAAACTAGAGACCAAACCGTGCATCCTCATCACCCATCCCCTCAAGACCGACTGGTGCTTCTATCACACGTTCGAGGGCTTTCTGATGGAGATCACTATACCGAAAAGCGGTGGTCATCCGATGGTAGAGAACTGTCTGAATTATGGCGCCAGTTTCAAGTTCATGGACTTCGTGTACCCCTGGTGTCATCACGTGGTCGGCACGGACAATTTGAAAGAGTTGGTTGTGCTGGAGTCTTTCAGCGGCAGTCAGCTGACCACCGTCGATCTAGAGATCCAGAGCGAGATCACTTGTCAAGCCTCGCATCCTGATTATCCGATGATCGTTGTGGGGACTCAGCAGGGTGAACTGATTTTTGTGAGTTTTGTGGCCCCCGAGGAGCCGAAGATCGTTGCCCTTTTGCGGCTGCAGGAGGGTCCTCTGGATCTGATCAAGTTGTCTTATAGTGGAAG ATCGTTGATAGCCGCGGAATCTCAGCGCGGCAATTGCTACTGCATCAACTTGCGTCCAGAAAAAGCGTTCACCGTGCTGGGTATGGTGCAATCCTACAGAAGAATCAGCGACGCGTTGATCTACGAAGGCGCCAGGAGACTGATGGTGCTCTTGCTCATGGTCCATTCGAAACAGCACGGCTTGGGCCAGAACCTGAAGCTGTACGTCGTTCCAGAAGGCAAAGATCTCGTCGACGAGGTTGTCGATACCTTGGATCTATCTGTAACCTACCATAGCCTGTGGCATCATCCCTCCAACGCGATGATGCTCATTGGAACGCCGTACATGTCGCGACAGCTGCGGGTCCAGAAACTCCAGGATTTCAAGAGCATGGTCTTGGTGGATGGCTTGTTGACTGGCCACCTTGTCAAGATGGCGAATCTCTTCGTCGATAAACAGTGGCTAACCAGCACTGCCTTCGACGGTTTGGTCTATGTGAGGGACAGGACCCTGCGCAAGGTGGTCGCCTGCTTCGTGTCGCATCATAGAGCGGACTTTGGTAACGTGAAGGCGGTTGCGAATAAGTTCGGAGACCTGATCGTGGTTATGGGGTACGATGGATCCTTGGTCGCCATGATAAAGGTTCAATTTGTGTCTCTGGGCATCAAAATCTTgg TTCAGTTGCAATTAATGCTCCTTCTTCCTCCAGCGCAGGATAATACATCCTCGTGTCCTGCAGATGCTCAGTGCCTTCATCGTGTGGACTACACTCTCTAcgacaagaacgagaagaaggtCCAATCGGACTACGCCAGCCTCCCTTCGGAATTCCATGAAATGCTATCAGGTTCTAGGTATCAGTTCCCCGACCCTGAAGACAACGGCGAGGAGACGTGGTTCAGTTGGAGAAAGGAAGCTCAACTGCAGAGAGAAGTAGCCCAGTGCGAGGAAGAGAGATCACAGATTTTGAAGGACTTCGAAGTGCTGAAAGGCAAGGTGAAGGCTCTGCTGGACGCTAATGAGATCTGTCCAGAGATCGAGAGACTTCCGGTGTCTGCGTTCGACTTGGACAGAGCCGGGCGAGATCAGAAATTGAAGGCCGGTCGTAATCAGTGCGAGGATCTTCATCTGGAGCTTGAGCATGGCATTAGCGAGATGAAGAGAGTGTCGAATTGGTTGAAGGAGACTTTCTGGGATCCTCAGAAGGTGATTGGCAAGAGTTTGGTCGCCATCTTTGGCGACAGAGAAGTGGTGAACTATCCTGAGACCGAGGACGACCCGAGGACTGCCGAGCTGCTGCAGTTCTCGCAGTTTTCCAAGGATAGCGTCTCCATGATCCTCGACGAGGACACTTTCCAGTCGTGGAAGCTGTACACGGACGAGGAGCTAGAGCTGGAGCTTAACAAGTGCATGAAACTACATCACGAAGCGGACATCAAGATGGACATGTTGctggaggaggaggaagatgaGAAGGTGATCTCCGAGATGACACTGGCGAAGATGAGGGCTTTGGAGG GGACCATTGCACACCGGTTCATCGACTTGTCATCCTGCTATTCTCAAATGGAATCTTATGGGTTCGGACACGTGATGGTGAACAATCGTTTCCTGTTGCACGACTGCGCGAAAATCCGCAGTTACTTCAACACAGCGTTCGAAGAAGTGTACGCTCAGAAGGAGCGGGAGATGAATGTGATCAGAGATAGGATCGAGAGGATATGTCACATCAATTCAGAGTTGCAGACAATGTTCAGTGGAAGAATCTCCTACATACCTGAGGATCCCATTTGGCGCTGGCAG GAGAGCCCAGAAGGCGTTGTCAAGGTGTTCGATCACGAGGTGAAGGCGAGACCGTACATTTCGCCGTCGCAACAAGAACTCCTAGACAGACAGGCGGCCGAGGCAGAGCGGATCAGGCGGTTGTTGCTGGCCGATGATTTTCGCGAACGCGCCTTAATGACGATGATGGACGGCGTGCTGGAGGTTCGATGGGAGGACGTCATCAAGATTGACGTTCCCAAGCCCGCCTGCATGCTCGAGAAGCGACCGGAAGACTATAACGAGGACGACATACTCGTCGTGAAGAAGTACGAAAAAGACGTACTGTTCCTGCAGGAGGAACGCGAACGGTACAACAGGAAGCTGGAGGCGGAGTACACCAAGGTCATGGGACTATTGCAGGAAGGGATCGACAAATTCAACGCTAAGCTCGACCAACTCTTTCGG CTGAAGATGAACATCGAGTCGGCCATAAATCAGATGCATCTGCGATACGTCCGCGGTCGCCTGCGAAACTATCGTCGAATGGTATCCCTGCGCGAGGAAGAGAAGATCAAGAAGCAGCTCTCGAACAAAGAGAAATACTTGGTCACCTTGCAGAGCAACATGGAAATCTTCAAAAGCCTGCACCAAGAACTGTTGATCCAGCACGAGTTGATCACGACTCGCGAGAAGACGCTGTCCAAGCGGTTCAAGGGCGAGTTTTCTTCCATGAACAAGTTCCACGTGGAACTTCTGGATCGCCAGTTCAAACGTCGACCTAGAGTCAGCCTGAAAAACCTAAGTTCCGCCGAGTTTACGGATCTAATAGCTCATATAGCTGTTAGGAGCAGAGCTGTGTACCTTGCTCATGATAGCAAGGAGTATCTGAAGGCTCTAGACCATCTAGACATTCGGCCAAATGTCCTTCCGATGACGTTAGAATCTGCCGATTGGGAACACTTGGTTAAGGTGCGAAGGCACAAGATCGAGTCAGAGTTGAAGCTCAGAGCGAAGGAAGCGGAGATCGCGGACACTGAGAAAGTGCTCGAAGGGTTTCAAAAGAAGATCGAGAAGTGCATTGCTGATATCGAGCAGGTCAAGGAGGACCTCGGTGAGAATCGACGGCAGAGGACGACCAGCGAACTGGACCTTGAGATGCAGTTCGTGATGAAGATGGGTCAGGCGGAGGTCGATTTGACTGGAGAACTTGAGGACACTAAGAACGTGGTGTTGGTGACCAGGGACGAGATACTGGCGGTGAACGCGTTGATAGAGGCTGCCGGGAAGTGCAAGCTGGTGGCTCTCTCGCGGCTGCTGGACTTCCAAAGAG GCACGAAATTGAAAGAGTGGATCCACGGCTGCCGCAAGAAGCAACTGAGCGACCTGCAGGAGGACCTGCGTTTCCTCGCGGTGGTGACCGTGACGAAGGAGATGCAGCAGTACCTGAAGCGGAAAGCCAAGGATCTGCCCGACGACAAGACCTTGGAACGGATGACCGTGGACGTGGAAGCGGCGAAGGCGCAGTGCGAGAAGCTGATGgagaaccgcaaggctcgactgGCCTCGATACAGAAGGACATCGTGATCACCAGGAGCAAGAACAAGGAACTCGATCGGCGGATCTTCGATCTGAACGTGTCGAGGTGCGACATGGAGCTCCGCCGCGATCATATCGCCGAGGCGAGGCAGCGGCAACACACGGAGAGGAAGATCAGGATGGTCATGAGGCGATCCGATCTGATCAAGAAGCTGCAGGATAATTACGCGGAGCTGTTGGAGCTGCAGACCTTGCACGAGCTGCTCAGGCTGAGGCGATACCCAACGCTCCACTTCAAGTTCCTCGACGACAACGACAAGTAG